The Juglans regia cultivar Chandler chromosome 1, Walnut 2.0, whole genome shotgun sequence nucleotide sequence ACcgagctttatttatttttattcttctcttttAATTCACTTGGTAATTGCTTTATCACTCGGTGGACTTTGAAATTCCAGAGTAcgatttttttgtaatgataagCAATGTAATAGTTTCATCATAGTCTCTAAAGAAGAGAAACTTGTTGATCAATCGTATATCTTGTTCAGTTTTGATTAGAGACATGTTATTGATGGATTCAATCTTGAATTGAAAGAccataattttcttcttcttcttatttggTAAGttcagttttttaaaatttgtttttggaaaatttgaaaattgagaGGAAATATATGCAAATTTAGtgtgaattttcttttattgtatatattttgtgggTTTTGAAAGCAATTACTGGCCTTATTGTTTGCTAAGCGTGAGATACCGAAATCGTGTAATCATACACTTCCATTGCATAATAACAGAccacccccccctccccctcaacttttttttttatagaagtaATAGCTCAATTATTTGTCCTAGTTGCTCAGGTATAAAGAAAAGAGATGGGATTCTAAGAGGATGCTTAATTCTGGTGGAATGCCTTCATCCCATTCTGCAACTGTGGCAGCTCTAGCGGCTTCTATAGGTCTCCAAGAAGGAACAGGAGGACCGGCTTTCGCCATTGCAGTGGTCTTGGCATGTGTTGTACGTGCTTCCCGACCATTTTCTTCGTAAATATTTCCTCCCTTATGAACATGTCTTCTTATGGCCTgattatttacattatttttgtaatttttttgtcactAAGATAACCCAACTGCTCACTTATTATGAATTCGGCTACTATTGGTATAAGCTTGACTCATAGGCTCTTATTGATTCATGAGTGGAGGTATAAGGGGTCTGGATTTCCTTAGTAGTTGAAATGCCTGCAAAGGATGTCAATTGTTTGATGAAATGGTGCTTTCCTGATAGCATATAAACAGTCCATAAGTTCAAGCTTCCCTGAAATAGCAATTCACCAACTTCTTCAAGTATTTGGTTCATGATGTCATGAAATGTTGTCATCTTTGTGTAATTACTATTATCACTCTGGGAATTCGTTGTGAAAGGTTACTGTGCATTATTGGTGGAAGGTGGGTGTGATTGATTGTTTAACATACTTGCAGGTGATGTATGATGCCTCAGGGGTAAGGCTCCATGCTGGTCGCCAGGCTGAAGTAAGTTCTTGATATGACCGTCAATTTGCTTCTTTTTTGTTGCTTGTTTTTTAGCTTTGCTGCAGGACACTCCTGCATGATCAAAATTTATTTCGTTTATTGATTACTTTGATTGTTATGTGGTTCTCATTGTAGTTGCTGAATCAAATTGTGTGTGAGCTTCCTCCAGAGCATCCTTTATCCAACATAAGACCACTACGTGATTCCCTTGGGCACACTCCACTTCAGGTCTGTTATAATCTTACCGCCCTTCATTTCAACTAGTGGTATTTCCCTGGTCTATAATTTGTGTCTGTCTCAGGGCTTTAATGGTATAATTTAAATCACTGGTTCCACGGTGAAATCAACTTGACTATGATTACATGTGACTCTATCTGTTGGAATTCAATCACTCTGGAGGCACATATGGTTGCACCAGTGCATGCTATAGACAGTAGAATGGGTTTGGTGGAGATATGACAAAGAAACGACAAAAATAACAACACACGCTTGGATGCACAGACACACTTTACATATGTGACTTGCAATGCTGGATGAAAACttgaaataataaacaaataggaCTTTCAATGCTTTAATAATGCAGTAAGAATACAATTTCAAGATGGGATTGTTCTTCTACACACCATACTATGCAATCCCAAGAAGCAACTAGTATTTCCTGTAATACCATGGATTGTGTATAAGAAGGTAGTAAATGGGACCCCACATTGCTTGGAGGGAGAAGTTcaatttataatgattctaaGAGGCTTGAATTGTAACATTGATTGGTCCTTTTGAAGTATGGGCCAGATGTCACTTAGGCCTTCCTTGAATTGTTACAAATGCTATCAATTGCAAATCCAATTAGAAGTAtaggacttgagccatgccacctataaCGGAATGATCTGATAAGGACATTGGGGATTTAAGTGGTGGAGATTGTATTGTCCCGGATTGTGTATAAATAGGTGGTGAGTAGGATCCACATTTCTTGGAGAGAGTAGTTCaagctctttataatgattccatgGAACTTCAATTATAGCATTGtctaatccttttggagtatggaTCCAGATGTGGGTTGGAACTTTCTTAGGTCACTACATTTCAATTTGgaggaaaaacacaaaaattgaGTCTTGCGAAAGTGATCAATGCACATTCCCTATTCTTGTAAAGTATGAGGggagaaaaattgaaattattgtcAGGAAGAGTTTACAGGGTACACGGGAAAAGGATgtaatatcattttccatatattgCTTGACCACTCGTGTTTGATGCACACAAGATTACCCTTACAAGATTGCTCGCGTGTACATGTAATGGTGCTATGGGCAAAGTTGGATGACTATTTTGTTATGAGGAAGGAAAGACACCTTTGGGTTTGCACTTTTGGCTTTTTTGAGACCGTGAGCAATTGAGATCTCAATTTTGGagcttgaaatttgaaaatgcctttgatattttttaaccaaaaagataaaatgtaCGTTTATACTGTCcaataaaaagaacaataagGAAAAAAAGGTGGCTCCCCAACCAGTGCTCACAGTAATCAGTGGATGGCAGGGATAGCCCTTCGTTTGGCCCAACCCACTAAGGGGTGGCTGTGCGGAGGGTTGTGAGGGGTGAGATTTCTAACCCTGTGAGGTGGGCCGCTTGGGGGTGGAGGAGATCCCCCCTCCATGCAAGGTTGGGGTCTCTGCCCCAATTCTCTTGGTTGACCACGTGGGATCTATCCTCTCCCCTTATGCCCACCATGGGGAATCCCCACCTCCAGTTCCCAGAAGCTAAAGGTGTCAAACGATAGGAAGTGTATGGCATAATTTTCCTAAAGTTAtcttttctaataaatattaatctcTAGGTACTTGCTAATGGTGAACAATCCTTTTATTTGGTCTGGTACAGGTGGTTGCTGGTGCTGTGTTGGGATGCCTAGTAGCATATTTGATGAGAAACTCCAATTAGGATATCAAGTGGCCTTTAATTCTTTTTCCATAAATTGGATACATTTAAACTGTGTATCCGTGATGTTGTGTATACTCTTATGGTGGAACTACCATTCGTGAGCTCCTACTCAACCATGGAGTTCCTCTTTAATTCATCACTCAAAATCTCGTTCAGCACAATGAAATGGTAGTGCAGCAGCAGTATATCATGTCTTTTGTGATTCTCTTGATAATTTTAGCTTGAGCAAGGGGGTaaagaaattttcaaattatgtcTGCTGTCTTTGAGAGAAGTGAGCTATGCTCGGATAGAAACCCTAGCCCTAGGTGATCTGACTCTATTAGCATGAGATGTCAATCCCACTTAACGTCCAACACATTTTGGCTAAATATTTGGGATGAGAAAATGCTAAAAGTGATGTCAACTGAACGAACCCTAGACAGGTTGCGTTCGGATAATGAGGTATTTTCAagtattctgtaaatagtaataaaaaaataatagta carries:
- the LOC108982979 gene encoding uncharacterized membrane protein YuiD-like, encoding MEEVITVADTTSGSRTAAFSLSTTTTVTLTSLLPSNLPLLSAFLAGGLAQFLKLFTTWYKEKRWDSKRMLNSGGMPSSHSATVAALAASIGLQEGTGGPAFAIAVVLACVVMYDASGVRLHAGRQAELLNQIVCELPPEHPLSNIRPLRDSLGHTPLQVVAGAVLGCLVAYLMRNSN